One Labeo rohita strain BAU-BD-2019 chromosome 12, IGBB_LRoh.1.0, whole genome shotgun sequence genomic region harbors:
- the daglb gene encoding diacylglycerol lipase-beta has translation MPGMVVFGRRWRIASDDLVFPGAFELFIRAVWWIVTLVLYTNHKGRFDCQGGANLRNYLVVLLVLLAVIILTLCAIVYISAQGTIMNPGPRRSMTALVYLRALLYLPEFIWACLGVIWVSDNSTGCEPAEVGAVIGAVVSSWIILLSMVVGVLVVFDPLGSQRPGVLLDAPLGVRDLESSESSQLFYTAHTVASRVWESRLRLLCCCLPQDDNHRAAFSSIAQLVSGFFMDTDLVPSDIAAGLALLHQEQDKMEQCRDPDEVLSHSPSSPIREDLEVELEKATHYMQFAAAAYGWPLYVYSNPLTGLCKLSGDCCRSHHAEYDLVGGDNLGCHFTSILQSTGLQYRDFIHISFHNQIYEIPFFVALDHKREAVLVAVRGTLSLKDVLTDLSAECENLSVEGVSGTCYAHKGISQAAHYIYKKLVNDGILSQAFNIAPEYKLVITGHSLGAGAASLLAVLLRSTHPTLECYAFSPPGGLMSKALADYSKQFVVSVVLGKDLVPRLSIPNMEDLKRRLLKIVSNCNKAKYKILMHGCWYELFGGTPDDFPTELENRREEALNQPLLGEESLLVQRSSTYQSLSSDDSPTHPTHLPLYPPGRILYITEDGPTRRHCFSQVRYRAEWSSETSFRNVLISPRMIADHMPDVVLHALRSLTREHPFALCPSSMSNSHLNVI, from the exons ATGCCTGGAATGGTGGTGTTTGGACGCCGATGGCGGATCGCTAGCGATGATCTTGTGTTTCCTGGTGCCTTCGAGCTATTTATCAGAGCTGTGTG GTGGATCGTGACTTTAGTTCTCTACACTAACCATAAGGGTCGATTTGATTGTCAAGGTGGAGCGAATCTGCGTAATTACTTGGTAGTTCTTCTAGTTCTGTTGGCTGTCATCATTTTGACACTTTGTGCAATCGTGTACATCAGTGCTCAAG GAACCATCATGAATCCAGGTCCTCGGCGCTCCATGACAGCTCTCGTGtatctgcgcgccctcctgtaCCTCCCGGAGTTCATATGGGCCTGTCTGGGGGTCATCTGGGTGTCTGACAACAGCACGGGGTGTGAGCCGGCGGAGGTCGGGGCTGTGATTGGAGCTGTGGTTTCCAG CTGGATCATCCTGCTGTCTATGGTGGTGGGTGTGCTGGTTGTGTTCGATCCTCTGGGCAGTCAGAGGCCGGGCGTTCTGCTGGACGCTCCTCTGGGCGTGAGGGATCTGGAAAGCAGCGAGTCGTCTCAGCTCTTTTACACGGCGCACACGGTGGCGTCGCGGGTGTGGGAGAGTCGGCTGCGTCTGCTCTGCTGCTGCCTGCCGCAGGACGACAACCACCGCGCGGCCTTCTCCAGCATCGCACAGCTCGTCAGCGGCTTCTTCATG GACACAGACCTGGTTCCCAGTGACATCGCGGCTGGTCTGGCTCTTCTGCATCAGGAACAGGACAAAATGGAGCAGTGCCGAGACCCTGATGAGGTCCTGTCCCACAGCCCGTCCTCCCCTATA agggAGGATCTGGAGGTTGAGCTTGAGAAAGCCACTCACTATATGCAGTTTGCAGCGGCCGCGTACGGATGGCCGCTCTACGTCTACTCGAACCCGCTGACGGGGCTCTGCAAACTCAGCGGAGACTG CTGTCGAAGCCATCATGCGGAGTATGACCTGGTTGGAGGAGACAACCTGGGCTGCCATTTCACCTCCATCTTACAGAGCACAGGCCTGCAGTACAGAGACTTCATCCACATCAGCTTTCATAACCAG ATCTACGAGATCCCATTTTTTGTGGCGTTGGATCATAAAAGAGAGGCGGTCCTGGTCGCTGTGAGGGGAACGCTGTCGCTGAAG gATGTGTTGACGGATCTCTCAGCTGAATGTGAGAATCTTTCTGTAGAAGGCGTTTCAGGAACTTGTTACGCTCACAAG GGCATTTCTCAAGCTGCACACTACATCTACAAGAAACTAGTCAACGATGGGATTCTGAGTCAGGCGTTCAACATTGCACCT GAGTATAAGCTGGTGATCACTGGTCACAGTCTGGGAGCAGGTGCGGCGTCTCTGCTGGCCGTTCTCCTGCGCAGCACACATCCCACACTTGAGTGCTACGCCTTCTCTCCACCAGGGGGCCTGATGAG TAAAGCGCTGGCCGATTACTCGAAGCAGTTTGTTGTCTCGGTGGTGCTGGGAAAAGACCTTGTACCCAG aTTGAGTATTCCTAACATGGAAGACTTGAAAAGAAGATTACTAAAAATAGTTTCTAACTGCAATAAAGCAAAG tatAAGATATTAATGCACGGCTGCTGGTACGAGCTGTTTGGAGGAACTCCTGATGATTTCCCTACGGAGCTGGAGAACCGGCGGGAGGAGGCGCTTAACCAGCCGTTGCTAGGCGAAGAGAGTCTGTTGGTTCAGCGTTCGAGCACCTACCAGAGCCTGTCATCCGACGACTCGCCCACCCACCCCACACACCTGCCCCTCTACCCGCCCGGACGCATCCTGTACATCACAGAGGACGGGCCCACACGCAG ACACTGCTTCTCTCAGGTGAGATACCGTGCCGAATGGTCGAGCGAGACGTCTTTCCGCAATGTTCTGATCAGCCCGCGGATGATCGCCGATCACATGCCCGATGTGGTTCTACATGCACTACGCAGTCTGACCCGCGAACACCCGTTTGCTCTCTGCCCGTCCTCCATGAGCAACAGCCACCTGAACGTCATCTGA
- the kdelr2b gene encoding ER lumen protein-retaining receptor 2b, giving the protein MNIFRLTGDLSHLAAIIILLLKIWKSRSCAGISGKSQILFALVFTTRYLDLLTSFISLYNTIMKVIYIACAYATVYLIYAKFKATYDGNHDTFRVEFLVVPVGGLAFLVNHDFSPLEILWTFSIYLESVSILPQLFMISKTGEAETITTHYLFFLGLYRALYLINWIWRFYFESFFDMIAIVAGIVQTILYCDFFYLYVTKVLKGKKLSLPA; this is encoded by the exons ATGAACATATTCAGACTGACGGGGGATCTCTCCCATTTAGCAGCCATCATCATCCTCCTGCTGAAGATATGGAAAAGCAGGTCGTGTGCAG gaaTCTCTGGGAAGAGTCAGATTCTGTTTGCCTTGGTGTTCACCACTCGCTATCTGGACCTTCTCACTTCCTTCATTTCCTTGTACAACACCATCATGAAG GTCATCTATATCGCATGTGCCTATGCCACGGTTTACCTGATATACGCTAAGTTCAAGGCCACATATGATGGCAACCATGACACTTTCAGGGTGGAGTTCCTGGTCGTCCCGGTCGGCGGTCTGGCCTTCCTGGTCAACCATGATTTCTCTCCATTGGAG ATCCTGTGGACGTTCTCCATCTATCTGGAGTCCGTGTCCATTCTCCCACAGCTGTTCATGATCAGCAAAACCGGAGAAGCTGAGACCATCACCACTCACTACCTGTTCTTCCTCGGCCTCTATCGCGCCCTGTATCTCATTAACTGGATCTGGCGCTTCTACTTCGAAAGCTTCTTCGACATGATCGCCATCGTGGCCGGCATCGTTCAGACAATCTTGTACTGTGATTTCTTTTATCTCTACGTAACAAAAG TGTTGAAAGGAAAGAAGCTGAGTCTGCCAGCTTAA